In one Cloacibacillus sp. An23 genomic region, the following are encoded:
- a CDS encoding 3-phosphoshikimate 1-carboxyvinyltransferase — MKLKIAPRSLCGRVTPPPSKSAAHRMLICAALADGRSVISNLTFSDDINATLKCLECIGAEWKHTDEGTIEVTGTAGRGGDGGRMFECGESGSTLRFFIPIALALYGRGRFTGRGRLMKRPQGPYFDLFFEKGISFSYDTKSLEVSGRLEPGGYSLRGDVSSQFFSGLLFALPLLPGDSSLRASTALESAPYVEMTVDSQSKAGIAIKEKDGGYFAGGGQHYIPFSASVEADWSQAAFWNAADLLGSSVELCGMDMDSAQGDRAHGLAMAERLSGDGLSDIEFDISDCPDLLPPMAAAAAARGRGAVTVFRNAARLRMKESDRLASVTAVINALGGRAVEEESGVAIYGSDSLAGGAEVSCFGDHRIAMMAAVAATRCEKPVVLDGAECVNKSYPSFWDEYKRLGGSIEEI, encoded by the coding sequence ATGAAGCTTAAAATAGCGCCGCGCTCGCTGTGCGGGCGGGTGACGCCGCCGCCGAGCAAGAGCGCCGCGCACAGGATGCTTATATGCGCCGCACTCGCGGACGGCCGTTCGGTCATATCGAACCTTACTTTTTCAGACGACATCAATGCTACGCTCAAATGCCTAGAGTGCATAGGTGCGGAATGGAAACACACGGACGAGGGGACTATCGAAGTGACAGGCACGGCCGGACGCGGGGGTGACGGCGGACGGATGTTCGAATGCGGCGAAAGCGGCTCGACTCTGCGTTTCTTCATCCCGATAGCGCTCGCTCTCTACGGACGCGGACGCTTCACCGGAAGGGGCCGGCTTATGAAACGCCCGCAGGGACCGTACTTCGACCTGTTCTTTGAAAAAGGTATATCGTTCTCTTACGACACGAAGTCGCTCGAAGTATCAGGCAGGCTTGAGCCGGGCGGATATTCGCTGCGCGGCGACGTGTCGAGTCAGTTTTTCAGCGGACTGCTCTTCGCCCTGCCGCTTTTGCCGGGAGATTCGTCTCTGCGCGCATCGACTGCGCTCGAATCGGCTCCGTACGTCGAGATGACCGTCGATTCACAGTCTAAGGCCGGAATAGCGATAAAGGAAAAGGACGGCGGGTATTTCGCCGGCGGCGGGCAGCATTACATTCCTTTCAGCGCGTCGGTCGAGGCCGACTGGTCGCAGGCGGCGTTCTGGAACGCAGCGGATCTGCTCGGCTCGTCAGTCGAGCTTTGCGGCATGGACATGGATTCGGCTCAGGGCGACAGGGCGCACGGCCTGGCTATGGCGGAACGGCTGTCCGGCGACGGGCTTTCAGACATTGAATTCGACATTTCCGACTGTCCCGACCTCCTGCCCCCGATGGCGGCAGCCGCGGCGGCGCGCGGACGCGGCGCGGTGACGGTGTTCCGCAACGCGGCGCGCCTGCGCATGAAAGAGAGCGACAGGCTCGCGTCGGTGACGGCGGTCATAAACGCGCTTGGCGGCCGCGCCGTCGAGGAGGAGAGCGGCGTCGCGATATACGGCTCCGATTCACTTGCCGGCGGCGCGGAGGTGTCATGCTTCGGCGACCACCGCATAGCGATGATGGCGGCGGTCGCAGCGACGAGATGCGAGAAGCCGGTCGTTCTCGACGGCGCTGAGTGCGTGAACAAATCGTATCCGAGCTTCTGGGATGAGTACAAACGTCTCGGCGGCTCAATAGAGGAGATATAG
- a CDS encoding heavy metal translocating P-type ATPase, whose translation MKKDYFDVTGMSCAACSARVEKSVAKLPGVKEVSVNLLKNSMTVEYDENALSPDGIVDAVVKAGYGASLRAAGGKAAKAASKSAPAPVDAAMKEYEGMKRRLVASAVFAAPLFYISMGHMMGWPLPAFFHGAENAMVFALTLFILTVPILFINFKFFRVGFASLAHGAPNMDSLIALGAGAALVYGVYALYKIAFALGRGDFTTASHFSMDLYFESAGMILTLITLGKFFEARAKGRTSDAVNKLINLAPKTAVVVRGGEETEIPAEEVEKGDVLVVRAGQAVPADGVLTEGHAAVDESAITGESIPVEKQPGDKLIGATTVKSGYLRMRATEVGDETALARIVKLVDEATSSKAPIAKLADKVSGVFVPAVIAVALVTAAVWLALGYGVEFALSRAIAVLVISCPCALGLATPTAIMVGTGRGATNGILIKSAEALETAHDIKTVVLDKTGTITKGEPEVTDVIHRSDMSADEFMTFAASLEKYSEHPLGVAIVSKAACDKLPLKPVEGFRQEPGKGVGGYIEGTEWRGGNRKLMEEYGLYGDKERKLEQKLADEGKTPLFFVYGGRFAGVIALADVVKPTSRRAVEELHAMGIRVVMLTGDNERTARAIQREVGADEVIAEVLPQDKEKEVRRIQESGVKAAMVGDGINDAPALARADVGIAIGAGTDVAIESAGIVLMRSDLLDAAGAIQLGRAVIRNIKENLFWALFYNTLCIPVAAGVFYPSFGLKLSPMIGALAMSFSSVFVVSNALRLRLFKPKFQAASGDGGEARNSAKECRVEAIAVEDGAEVNKETKGEDAKMKKVLHVEGMMCQMCVKHVTQALKNVAGVEDVDVSLETKTATVTLSTDVDGSVLAKAVKEAGYEVTGVETE comes from the coding sequence ATGAAAAAGGATTATTTCGACGTTACCGGCATGAGCTGTGCGGCATGTTCCGCGCGCGTGGAAAAGAGCGTCGCGAAGCTTCCTGGTGTGAAGGAGGTTTCCGTGAATCTCCTGAAGAACAGTATGACTGTCGAGTACGACGAGAACGCGCTTAGCCCGGACGGAATCGTAGACGCCGTCGTGAAGGCAGGGTACGGAGCTTCGCTGCGCGCCGCCGGAGGGAAGGCCGCGAAGGCTGCTTCAAAATCCGCGCCCGCACCGGTGGACGCGGCGATGAAGGAGTACGAGGGGATGAAACGGCGGCTTGTCGCGTCGGCGGTTTTCGCCGCGCCGCTTTTCTATATTTCTATGGGGCACATGATGGGCTGGCCGCTCCCGGCTTTTTTCCACGGTGCGGAGAACGCTATGGTTTTCGCTCTGACGCTGTTTATTCTGACCGTCCCGATTTTGTTTATCAATTTCAAGTTTTTCCGCGTGGGTTTTGCGTCGCTCGCTCACGGGGCGCCGAATATGGATTCGCTTATCGCGCTCGGCGCCGGCGCGGCGCTCGTCTACGGTGTGTACGCGCTGTATAAGATAGCTTTCGCGCTCGGGCGCGGCGATTTCACGACGGCGTCGCATTTCTCGATGGATCTGTATTTCGAGTCGGCGGGAATGATTCTGACGCTGATAACCCTCGGCAAGTTCTTCGAGGCGCGCGCTAAGGGGCGTACGTCGGACGCGGTGAACAAACTTATCAACCTTGCGCCCAAGACCGCCGTCGTCGTGCGCGGCGGCGAGGAGACGGAGATTCCCGCCGAAGAGGTGGAGAAGGGGGACGTCCTCGTCGTGCGCGCGGGGCAGGCGGTCCCGGCGGACGGCGTTCTGACGGAAGGGCACGCCGCCGTGGACGAGTCGGCCATCACCGGCGAGAGCATCCCGGTTGAGAAGCAGCCCGGCGACAAGCTGATAGGCGCGACGACTGTCAAGTCCGGCTACCTCAGGATGCGCGCGACGGAAGTCGGAGACGAGACGGCGCTGGCGCGTATCGTGAAGCTTGTGGATGAGGCGACGAGCTCCAAGGCTCCTATCGCCAAGCTCGCGGATAAGGTGAGCGGCGTTTTCGTCCCAGCGGTCATCGCGGTCGCGCTGGTCACGGCCGCAGTGTGGCTCGCTCTGGGTTACGGCGTTGAGTTCGCGCTTTCGCGTGCAATCGCGGTGCTCGTGATTTCCTGCCCGTGCGCGCTCGGCCTTGCCACTCCGACGGCTATTATGGTTGGGACGGGACGCGGCGCCACGAACGGGATTCTTATAAAATCGGCGGAGGCGCTTGAAACGGCGCACGACATAAAGACCGTGGTGCTGGATAAGACCGGGACCATCACGAAGGGCGAGCCGGAGGTGACGGACGTGATCCACCGCTCCGATATGAGCGCGGATGAATTCATGACGTTCGCCGCGTCGCTTGAAAAGTATTCTGAGCATCCGCTTGGCGTCGCGATCGTTTCGAAAGCCGCCTGTGATAAACTGCCCTTAAAACCGGTCGAGGGTTTCAGACAGGAGCCGGGCAAGGGCGTCGGAGGTTATATAGAAGGAACTGAGTGGCGCGGCGGCAACAGAAAGCTGATGGAGGAGTACGGGCTGTACGGCGACAAGGAGCGCAAGCTTGAGCAAAAGCTTGCCGACGAAGGCAAGACGCCGCTCTTCTTCGTTTACGGCGGGAGATTCGCCGGGGTGATAGCGCTCGCCGACGTCGTGAAGCCGACGAGCCGCCGCGCGGTGGAAGAGCTTCACGCGATGGGGATAAGGGTCGTCATGCTGACTGGCGACAACGAGCGCACGGCTCGGGCCATACAGCGCGAGGTCGGAGCCGACGAGGTTATAGCCGAGGTGCTGCCGCAGGATAAGGAGAAGGAGGTGCGCCGCATCCAGGAGTCGGGTGTGAAGGCTGCGATGGTGGGCGACGGTATAAACGACGCTCCGGCGCTCGCGCGCGCCGACGTAGGCATAGCGATAGGCGCCGGCACGGACGTGGCGATCGAGTCCGCCGGCATCGTGCTCATGCGCAGCGACCTGCTGGACGCGGCGGGCGCGATACAGCTCGGCAGGGCGGTCATACGCAATATAAAAGAAAACCTGTTTTGGGCTCTCTTTTACAATACGCTGTGCATTCCGGTCGCGGCCGGAGTTTTTTATCCGTCGTTCGGCCTGAAGCTGAGCCCGATGATAGGCGCGCTCGCTATGAGTTTCAGCTCCGTCTTCGTCGTGTCGAACGCTTTGCGGCTGCGGCTGTTCAAGCCGAAGTTCCAAGCCGCCTCCGGGGACGGCGGAGAAGCGCGAAATTCCGCAAAAGAGTGCCGCGTCGAGGCGATAGCCGTAGAAGACGGCGCTGAAGTCAATAAAGAGACGAAGGGAGAAGATGCGAAAATGAAAAAGGTTCTGCATGTGGAGGGCATGATGTGCCAGATGTGCGTGAAGCACGTAACGCAGGCTCTGAAGAATGTGGCGGGCGTAGAGGACGTTGACGTATCTTTGGAGACAAAGACTGCAACGGTCACGTTGAGTACGGACGTTGACGGCTCGGTTCTCGCGAAGGCCGTCAAGGAGGCCGGATACGAAGTCACAGGCGTGGAGACGGAATGA
- a CDS encoding shikimate kinase: MAEAGYGLIGEKLGHSFSPYIHGELGNYDYRLIELKRGELAGFLKRGAFKGLNVTVPYKKDVMPYCAWLSPEAARIGSVNTIVNTGGLLRGYNTDYYGFVHMLRTAGIDVKDKKTLVLGSGGASLTVRTALGDLGARSVTVVSRGGEDNYGNLERHAGARVIVNTTPVGMYPNVEAAPLSLDPFPHLEAVADIIYNPSKTRLLLDAEKRGLCFANGLAMLVAQAKAAAELFLGRSIPDEKVDEITSLIEKRTKNILLIGMPGCGKTTVGKLLARALGRGFADTDELIVKESGRAIPDIFASDGEEAFRELEHSVIAREAKKSSLVIATGGGSVLREDNRDAMRQNSFIVYIRRDIGELPSAGRPVSQSTPIEELYGRRAPIYEALADAAVDNETSAQAAAGEIIRRLGL; this comes from the coding sequence ATGGCGGAAGCCGGATACGGCCTTATCGGGGAGAAGCTCGGACACAGCTTTTCCCCTTATATCCACGGCGAGCTGGGGAACTACGATTACCGCCTGATAGAGCTTAAGCGCGGCGAACTCGCCGGTTTCCTCAAACGCGGCGCGTTCAAGGGGCTGAACGTCACCGTCCCGTACAAAAAGGATGTCATGCCGTACTGCGCCTGGCTCTCCCCTGAGGCCGCGCGCATCGGAAGCGTGAACACGATAGTTAACACTGGCGGGCTGCTGCGCGGCTACAATACGGACTACTACGGATTCGTCCACATGCTGCGCACTGCGGGAATCGACGTCAAGGACAAGAAGACGCTCGTACTCGGCAGCGGCGGCGCGTCGCTCACTGTCAGGACGGCGCTCGGCGACCTCGGCGCGCGAAGCGTGACGGTAGTCTCACGCGGCGGCGAAGACAATTACGGCAATCTCGAGCGCCACGCCGGCGCCCGGGTTATAGTGAACACGACTCCTGTCGGCATGTACCCGAATGTGGAGGCGGCTCCGCTTTCGCTCGACCCGTTCCCGCACCTTGAGGCAGTCGCCGACATCATATACAATCCGTCGAAGACGCGGCTTCTGCTCGACGCGGAGAAGCGCGGACTGTGCTTCGCGAACGGACTGGCTATGCTCGTCGCTCAGGCGAAGGCGGCGGCGGAGCTTTTTCTCGGACGAAGCATACCGGACGAAAAAGTTGACGAGATCACTTCTCTGATAGAGAAGCGAACTAAGAACATTCTGCTGATAGGAATGCCTGGCTGCGGCAAGACGACGGTGGGGAAGCTGCTCGCACGCGCCCTCGGGCGCGGCTTCGCCGACACTGACGAGCTGATAGTAAAGGAGAGCGGGCGCGCCATACCCGATATATTCGCGTCTGACGGCGAAGAGGCCTTCCGCGAACTCGAACACTCTGTCATAGCCCGCGAGGCCAAGAAGTCCTCGCTCGTTATAGCGACAGGCGGCGGCTCCGTGCTTCGTGAAGACAACCGCGACGCGATGCGTCAGAATTCCTTCATCGTATATATCCGCCGCGACATAGGTGAACTTCCCTCGGCGGGCCGGCCGGTCTCTCAATCGACTCCGATCGAGGAGCTGTACGGCAGACGCGCGCCGATATACGAAGCGCTGGCCGACGCCGCCGTAGACAATGAGACGAGCGCTCAGGCGGCCGCCGGCGAAATCATAAGGAGGCTCGGATTATGA
- a CDS encoding prephenate dehydrogenase: MPGKERLTVGITGLGLIGGSFARAYAAGGARVLGCDADADTMKAAAEAGAISGVLTPEKARECDLLLIALYPAAAVRYLTETAPYLSGCGLVMDCCGVKRDVCRAGFALAGEHGFDFLGGHPMAGIQFSGFANSRADMFRGASMIIVPPEGGDYRLTEKAERLLAPAGFGRFTITTAEHHDEMIAFTSQMCHVVSNAYVKSPRAQEHAGYSAGSYADLTRVAKLNPSMWTELFIDNRDFLMNEIDLMIKHLSEYREALEASDGRRLASLLAKGVECEERAGR, translated from the coding sequence ATGCCGGGTAAAGAGCGGCTTACCGTAGGGATAACGGGGCTCGGGCTGATAGGCGGCTCATTCGCGCGCGCCTATGCGGCTGGCGGCGCGCGCGTGCTCGGCTGCGACGCCGACGCTGATACCATGAAAGCGGCGGCGGAAGCTGGAGCGATTTCTGGCGTGCTGACGCCGGAAAAAGCCAGGGAATGCGATCTGCTGCTGATCGCATTGTATCCGGCCGCAGCGGTGCGGTATCTGACCGAGACCGCGCCTTATCTCAGCGGCTGCGGCCTCGTGATGGACTGCTGCGGCGTGAAGAGGGACGTATGCAGGGCCGGTTTCGCGCTTGCCGGCGAGCACGGCTTCGACTTTCTCGGCGGTCATCCGATGGCTGGGATACAATTTTCCGGTTTCGCAAACAGCAGGGCCGATATGTTCAGGGGCGCGTCCATGATAATTGTCCCGCCGGAAGGCGGGGACTACAGGCTTACGGAAAAGGCGGAGCGGCTGCTCGCGCCGGCGGGCTTCGGCAGGTTCACTATAACGACCGCCGAACACCACGACGAGATGATAGCCTTCACTTCGCAGATGTGCCACGTAGTCTCCAACGCCTACGTCAAGAGCCCTCGCGCGCAGGAGCACGCCGGATATTCGGCCGGGAGCTACGCAGACCTGACACGAGTCGCGAAGCTCAATCCCTCTATGTGGACTGAGCTTTTTATAGACAACAGGGATTTTCTTATGAACGAGATAGACTTGATGATAAAACATTTGTCGGAATATCGCGAAGCGCTCGAAGCGTCTGACGGGCGGCGTCTTGCATCGCTTCTCGCGAAGGGCGTCGAGTGCGAAGAGAGGGCCGGAAGATGA
- a CDS encoding metal-sensing transcriptional repressor: protein MKADKAEVSRKIKIARGQLDGILRMIEEDRYCVDISYQLLATQALLKRANQDILQAHIRHCVKEALQTDEPNPKLEEALTLLEKMAQ, encoded by the coding sequence ATGAAGGCCGACAAAGCCGAGGTAAGCCGCAAAATAAAGATAGCGCGCGGACAGCTCGACGGTATTCTGCGAATGATAGAGGAGGACCGCTACTGCGTCGACATTTCGTATCAGCTTCTAGCGACGCAGGCCCTCCTTAAGCGCGCGAATCAGGATATATTGCAGGCGCATATCAGGCATTGCGTGAAGGAGGCGCTTCAGACAGACGAGCCGAATCCGAAGCTGGAAGAGGCTTTGACGCTGCTCGAAAAAATGGCGCAGTAA
- the aroF gene encoding 3-deoxy-7-phosphoheptulonate synthase, translated as MIIIVKPEAKEERVRDLVQWIEAQGLRTHISKGDYTTVIGVIGDISKLDDELLSGLDIVESVKHVSEPFKNANRKFHPLDSVIKVGKDQIPVGHGNFAIIAGPCSVESEEQIISVAKSVKASGATMLRGGAFKPRTSPYDFQGLKADGINLLLEAKKETGLPIVTEIMNANHLPLFEDVDVIQVGARNMQNFELLKELGKTRKPILIKRGLANTIKELLMSAEYIMSNGNENIILCERGIRTFETATRNTLDLSAVCVLHELSHLPVIVDPSHATGVARYVKSMSMAAAACGADGLIIEVHNDPQHALCDGAQSLRPEQFDDVVKAVRRVRAAALAED; from the coding sequence ATGATAATCATAGTCAAACCGGAGGCAAAAGAGGAAAGGGTGCGCGACCTTGTGCAGTGGATAGAGGCGCAGGGGCTGCGCACGCATATCTCAAAGGGCGACTACACGACAGTCATCGGCGTGATAGGCGACATCAGCAAGCTGGACGACGAGCTGCTTTCCGGCCTCGACATAGTGGAGAGCGTGAAGCACGTCTCCGAGCCGTTCAAGAACGCGAACAGGAAGTTCCACCCGCTCGATTCAGTGATAAAGGTCGGGAAGGATCAGATTCCCGTCGGGCACGGCAATTTCGCGATAATCGCCGGCCCGTGCTCGGTGGAGAGCGAGGAACAGATAATCTCCGTCGCGAAGAGCGTCAAGGCATCCGGCGCGACGATGCTCCGCGGAGGCGCCTTCAAGCCGCGCACGTCGCCCTACGACTTCCAGGGGCTGAAGGCCGACGGCATCAACCTTCTGCTGGAAGCCAAAAAGGAGACCGGGCTGCCGATCGTCACCGAAATCATGAACGCGAACCACCTTCCGCTTTTCGAGGACGTGGACGTGATACAGGTCGGCGCGCGCAATATGCAGAACTTCGAGCTTCTTAAGGAGCTCGGCAAGACGCGCAAGCCTATTCTCATAAAGCGCGGCCTCGCGAACACAATCAAGGAACTGCTGATGAGCGCGGAGTACATTATGTCGAACGGCAATGAGAACATAATACTCTGCGAGCGAGGCATACGCACCTTCGAGACGGCGACGCGCAACACTCTCGACCTGAGCGCCGTCTGCGTTCTGCACGAGCTTTCGCACCTTCCCGTGATAGTGGACCCGAGCCATGCTACCGGCGTCGCGCGCTATGTCAAGAGCATGTCGATGGCGGCTGCGGCCTGCGGAGCTGACGGCCTTATCATCGAGGTACACAACGACCCGCAGCACGCGCTCTGCGACGGCGCGCAGTCGCTTCGCCCAGAGCAGTTCGACGACGTCGTGAAGGCCGTGCGCCGCGTGCGTGCGGCCGCTCTCGCGGAAGACTAG
- the aroB gene encoding 3-dehydroquinate synthase, whose amino-acid sequence MKGRTLRVALPGREYDIEIRRGALDALPSKCAELMPKARRVFVATDTTVGGIYGERAVASLENAGYKVRLHAVPAGEESKSPEMLRELWEDMMSFGFTRSDAVVALGGGVVGDLAGFAAATALRGVDFIQVPTTLLAQVDSSVGGKVGIDLKAGKNLAGAFWQPKAVLIDPECLETLNDKIFSDGMAEVIKYGCIRDAGLFGRLAALGGRAGVMDEIEEIIYTCCDIKRALVMEDERDTGARMVLNFGHTLGHAYELAGGYKKWTHGQAVAAGMVSASRVGAALGVTPCDIETQIRSILKEYKLPEVIECPPEIMREAVSVDKKSSGAAVKLILLKKLGEAEIFPIDRERFLSLASAAQGGAE is encoded by the coding sequence ATGAAGGGGAGGACGCTGAGGGTCGCGCTCCCGGGCAGGGAGTACGACATAGAGATAAGGCGCGGAGCCCTAGACGCTCTGCCGTCGAAGTGCGCGGAGCTTATGCCGAAGGCGCGGCGCGTGTTCGTGGCGACGGATACTACTGTCGGCGGAATTTACGGCGAGCGCGCCGTCGCCTCGCTTGAAAACGCGGGATACAAGGTGCGCCTGCACGCGGTCCCGGCCGGCGAGGAATCGAAGTCGCCGGAAATGCTGCGCGAGCTGTGGGAGGATATGATGTCCTTCGGCTTCACGCGGAGCGACGCCGTAGTCGCGCTCGGAGGCGGAGTGGTGGGCGACCTTGCCGGCTTCGCGGCGGCCACCGCGCTGCGCGGCGTGGATTTCATACAAGTTCCTACGACGCTGCTGGCGCAGGTCGATTCATCTGTCGGCGGCAAGGTCGGAATAGACCTGAAGGCCGGGAAGAACCTCGCCGGGGCGTTCTGGCAGCCGAAGGCAGTGCTGATAGATCCGGAGTGCCTCGAGACGCTGAACGATAAGATTTTCTCAGACGGCATGGCGGAGGTAATAAAATACGGCTGCATCAGGGACGCGGGGCTTTTCGGCCGGCTCGCGGCCCTAGGCGGCAGGGCCGGCGTGATGGATGAAATAGAAGAGATAATCTACACGTGCTGCGACATCAAGCGCGCGCTCGTCATGGAAGACGAGCGCGACACGGGAGCGCGCATGGTACTGAATTTCGGACATACGCTGGGGCACGCCTACGAACTCGCGGGAGGCTATAAAAAATGGACGCACGGCCAGGCCGTCGCGGCGGGCATGGTATCGGCGTCGCGCGTCGGAGCCGCGCTTGGAGTTACGCCGTGTGATATAGAAACACAAATACGTTCGATTTTAAAAGAGTATAAACTGCCCGAAGTTATAGAGTGCCCGCCTGAGATCATGCGCGAGGCTGTGTCTGTGGACAAGAAATCCTCCGGCGCCGCCGTGAAGCTCATTCTGCTGAAGAAGCTCGGCGAAGCCGAAATCTTCCCGATAGATCGCGAGCGCTTTCTATCTCTCGCCTCCGCGGCGCAGGGGGGCGCAGAATGA
- the aroC gene encoding chorismate synthase — MSSYFGKEIHVTIFGQSHAECVGVTIDGLPAGEAVDEEALRVFMERRAPGRGAETTARREADRVEILCGVNEGVTCGAPLAAVIRNGDTRSKDYDKLRDLPRPGHADLTAQIKYGGFQDVRGGGHFSGRLTAPLCIAGGICAQILSRRGVEIGAHILSIAGIEDARFDPMGESKEVLGRVKSAQFPTLDGEAGMRMRDAILKAKREGDSVGGVVECIVTGMPAGVGSPIFGGLESRLAAALFAIPAVKGVEFGSGFGAALMRGSEHNDEIAAEDGKIVTRTNNAGGILGGISDGMPVIFRVAFKPTASILKKQKTVSLSRMEQEELQITGRHDPCVVTRAVPVVEAAAAVVALDALLERNADKL, encoded by the coding sequence ATGAGCTCATATTTCGGTAAAGAGATACACGTAACTATATTCGGACAATCGCACGCGGAGTGCGTTGGAGTAACGATAGACGGACTGCCCGCGGGCGAGGCGGTGGACGAGGAGGCGCTGCGCGTTTTCATGGAACGCCGCGCGCCGGGACGCGGAGCCGAAACGACCGCGCGCCGCGAGGCCGACAGGGTCGAGATACTCTGCGGCGTGAACGAAGGAGTCACATGCGGAGCGCCGCTGGCAGCCGTCATAAGAAACGGCGACACCCGCTCCAAAGATTACGACAAGCTGCGCGACCTTCCGCGCCCAGGGCACGCCGACCTGACGGCGCAGATAAAATACGGAGGCTTCCAGGACGTACGCGGGGGAGGGCATTTCTCGGGACGGCTGACGGCTCCGCTCTGCATAGCTGGCGGGATCTGCGCGCAGATATTGTCGCGGCGCGGCGTTGAGATAGGCGCTCACATACTCTCGATTGCCGGCATAGAGGACGCGCGCTTCGACCCTATGGGCGAATCGAAAGAAGTCCTCGGCCGAGTCAAATCCGCGCAGTTTCCCACGCTCGACGGGGAAGCGGGGATGAGGATGCGCGACGCGATACTTAAAGCCAAAAGAGAGGGCGATTCCGTAGGCGGAGTGGTAGAATGCATCGTGACGGGGATGCCCGCAGGCGTCGGCTCGCCGATATTCGGCGGACTTGAGAGCAGGCTCGCGGCGGCGCTTTTCGCCATTCCGGCGGTAAAGGGCGTGGAGTTCGGCTCTGGCTTCGGCGCGGCGCTTATGCGCGGATCAGAGCACAACGACGAGATAGCGGCCGAAGACGGCAAAATAGTCACGCGGACGAACAACGCCGGGGGCATCCTCGGCGGCATAAGCGACGGAATGCCGGTGATATTCCGCGTCGCCTTCAAGCCTACTGCTTCGATACTGAAAAAGCAGAAAACTGTCTCGCTTTCCAGGATGGAGCAGGAAGAGCTTCAAATCACCGGACGTCACGACCCGTGCGTCGTGACGCGCGCCGTCCCGGTAGTCGAGGCCGCCGCAGCCGTGGTAGCGCTGGACGCGCTGCTTGAACGCAACGCGGATAAATTATAA
- a CDS encoding bifunctional chorismate mutase/prephenate dehydratase, with product MSKKLEELREKIDGIDEKIVKLYRERMGVTKDIAAYKKEKGLPVLDAGRERAVLAKIGQQAGDDLADYAQSVYRTIMATTRSYQNFCNGVPSSTYESIRKTLDMTPKLFPQRPTVACQGIEGANSQIACDSLFKAPTILYFNTFEHVFKAVESGMCQYGILPIENSTAGSVNAIYDLMTRHNFYIVRSVRLKVSHNLLAKHGVRLEDVREVLSHSQALSQCENFLAGLKNVKATVAENTAVAARTVAESDRSDLAALSSRFCAEEYGLNVLKANVQDQDNNYTRFICISKNLEVYPGADRTSLMMTLPHKPGSLYNVLSKFYALGINLRKLESRPLPDRESEFMFYFDLECSVYAPEMEKLFRDLESENEYLRYLGTYNEVLC from the coding sequence ATGTCAAAGAAACTGGAAGAACTGCGTGAGAAAATCGACGGAATCGACGAAAAGATAGTCAAGCTCTACCGTGAAAGAATGGGAGTGACGAAAGACATCGCCGCGTATAAGAAGGAAAAGGGCCTCCCAGTACTCGACGCTGGACGCGAGCGCGCCGTCCTCGCGAAGATCGGACAGCAGGCCGGAGACGACCTCGCCGACTACGCGCAGTCCGTCTACCGCACAATCATGGCGACCACGCGCTCCTACCAGAATTTCTGCAACGGCGTGCCGTCGAGCACATACGAAAGCATCCGCAAGACGCTCGACATGACGCCGAAGCTCTTTCCGCAGCGTCCGACAGTCGCCTGCCAAGGCATAGAGGGGGCGAACTCCCAGATAGCCTGCGACAGCCTCTTCAAGGCGCCTACGATCCTCTATTTCAACACTTTCGAACATGTCTTCAAAGCCGTTGAAAGCGGGATGTGCCAGTATGGAATACTGCCCATAGAAAACAGCACCGCAGGTTCCGTCAACGCGATATACGACCTTATGACGCGCCACAACTTCTACATAGTTCGCTCCGTCAGGCTGAAGGTCAGCCATAACCTGCTCGCGAAGCACGGAGTCAGGCTCGAGGACGTCCGCGAGGTGCTCTCGCACAGCCAGGCTCTGAGCCAGTGCGAAAACTTCCTAGCCGGACTGAAGAACGTCAAAGCTACGGTCGCCGAGAACACCGCAGTCGCTGCGCGCACGGTAGCCGAATCCGACCGCTCCGACCTCGCGGCGCTGTCGTCGCGCTTCTGCGCCGAGGAGTACGGCCTCAACGTGCTGAAGGCCAACGTGCAGGATCAGGATAACAATTACACGCGCTTCATCTGCATCTCAAAAAATCTTGAAGTATATCCCGGCGCTGACCGCACGTCGCTCATGATGACACTGCCGCACAAGCCAGGATCGCTCTACAACGTGCTGTCGAAGTTCTACGCGCTCGGCATCAACCTCCGCAAACTCGAAAGCCGCCCGCTTCCAGACCGCGAGTCCGAATTCATGTTCTATTTCGACCTTGAATGCTCGGTCTACGCGCCCGAGATGGAGAAGCTTTTCCGCGACCTCGAGAGCGAGAACGAGTATCTGCGCTATCTCGGCACCTATAACGAGGTCCTCTGCTGA